A genome region from Triticum aestivum cultivar Chinese Spring chromosome 2B, IWGSC CS RefSeq v2.1, whole genome shotgun sequence includes the following:
- the LOC123045521 gene encoding glycolipid transfer protein 3: MMVEREKDEGEAMAVNGPGKEEAEAAAAPAATGEKGEGERNDGERDEGEERKEEEEAEEKKDKVEPEEWSEIRLAIAELSPISRRGGKLCSSPPTLPFLGLSHLLLRLLDKIGPTMAVLRLDVQRNIERLQELYLQDPSKYSILTAMVEKEADDGTVRKADSCARAILWLTRSMDFTVALLQRLEEEEKEEGSDQQSLAQLVEAAYMVSLKPWHGWISSAACKIALKLIPERAIFVGWLMGENQSYSLLKVEIEKLVQLLQPFLDDIHSMLAKFRLDRLKST; encoded by the exons ATGATGGTGGAGAGGGAgaaagatgagggagaagcaatgGCCGTGAACGGGCCAgggaaggaagaagcagaagctgcAGCGGCACCGGCAGCGACAGgagagaagggagagggggagaggaatgACGGAGAAAGAGACGAAGGCGAGGAgcggaaggaggaagaagaggcggaggagaagaaaGACAAAGTGGAGCCGGAAGAGTGGTCCGAGATAAGGCTGGCGATCGCGGAGCTGTCCCCGATCAGCCGGCGCGGCGGCAAGCTGTGCTCCTCGCCTCCCACGCTGCCCTTCCTCGGCctctcccacctcctcctccggctcctcg ATAAGATTGGTCCGACAATGGCAGTGCTGCGGCTCGACGTCCAACGGAACATCGAG AGGCTGCAGGAGCTATACTTGCAGGACCCATCCAAATACTCCATTCTGACGGCGATGGTCGAGAAAGAGGCTGACGACGGCACCGTGAGGAAGGCCGATAGCTGTGCAAGAGCTATTCTATGGCTCACTAG ATCCATGGATTTCACTGTTGCACTGTTACAGAgactggaggaggaggagaaggaggagggttCTGATCAGCAGAGTCTTGCACAGCTCGTAGAAGCTGCgtacatggtctctctcaagccaTGGCATGGCTGGATTTCTTCCGCGGCATGCAAG ATCGCATTGAAGCTCATCCCTGAGAGGGCGATCTTCGTCGGCTGGCTCATGGGGGAAAACCAGAGCTACAGCCTCCTCAAGGTCGAGATTGAGAAGCTCGTCCAGCTGCTCCAGCCCTTTCTCGACGACATCCATTCCATGCTG GCCAAGTTCAGATTGGACAGGCTGAAGTCGACCTGA